The Salvelinus alpinus chromosome 35, SLU_Salpinus.1, whole genome shotgun sequence genome window below encodes:
- the LOC139564360 gene encoding thyrotropin-releasing hormone receptor-like, protein MENVTSNPDNQTLGPWTDYSMEYKVVSIFFVILICGIGIVGNVMVILVVLTTKHMRTPTNCYLVSLAVADLMVLTAAGLPNITESFYGGGWVYGYVGCLSITYFQYLGINASSCSITAFTIERYIAICHPIKAQFMCTLSRAKKIIVVVWAFTSLYCALWFYLSDTKELTYDNITLVSCEYKVSRNLYLPIYFTDFAVFYVVPLMLATVLYGFIARILFLNPLPADTKENTKKWKKESCQGNRMMSTNNSSCSTTARSRRQVTKMLAVVVVLFALLWMPYRTLVVVNSFLDKAYLDHWFLLFCRICIYLNSAVNPVIYNAMSQKFRTSFKKLCHCGPQRLEKPASYSVALTYSVIKDTTNGESPDHFTTEMDELATPTPSDQFLPSTKRMSFEDPSLSGRVSLSTP, encoded by the exons ATGGAAAATGTTACTTCAAATCCAGATAACCAGACGCTTGGTCCATGGACTGATTATAGCATGGAATACAAAGTGGTCAGCATATTTTTTGTGATCCTCATCTGTGGGATAGGAATAGTTGGAAACGTTATGGTGATACTAGTTGTTCTTACAACCAAACACATGCGGACACCGACCAACTGTTACCTGGTGAGTTTGGCGGTGGCCGACCTGATGGTTCTGACTGCGGCGGGACTGCCGAATATTACAGAGAGTTTCTATGGAGGAGGCTGGGTGTACGGATACGTCGGGTGCCTTAGCATAACTTATTTCCAGTACTTGGGCATCAACGCGTCTTCATGCTCCATCACCGCTTTCACCATTGAGCGGTACATAGCCATCTGCCACCCCATAAAAGCGCAGTTTATGTGCACTCTGTCAAGAGCAAAGAAAATCATCGTGGTCGTTTGGGCTTTTACCTCGCTCTACTGCGCCTTGTGGTTTTATCTGTCTGACACGAAAGAGTTGACTTACGACAATATTACCTTGGTCTCATGCGAATACAAAGTGTCAAGAAATCTTTACCTGCCAATCTACTTCACTGACTTTGCCGTGTTCTATGTGGTGCCTCTCATGCTAGCCACTGTTCTGTATGGATTTATCGCTAGAATTCTTTTCCTCAACCCATTGCCGGCAGACACCAAGGAAAATACTAAAAAGTGGAAAAAAGAATCATGCCAAGGAAACAGGATGATGAGCACCAACAATTCATCCTGTAGCACAACTGCCCGCTCTCGCAGGCAG GTGACTAAGATGTTAGCTGTGGTGGTGGTGCTCTTCGCCCTCCTCTGGATGCCCTATCGGACGCTGGTGGTGGTAAACTCCTTCCTGGACAAGGCTTACCTGGACCACTGGTTCCTACTCTTCTGCCGCATCTGCATCTACCTGAACAGCGCCGTCAACCCTGTCATCTACAACGCCATGTCTCAGAAGTTCCGCACCTCCTTCAAGAAGTTGTGTCACTGCGGTCCGCAGCGATTGGAGAAGCCGGCGTCTTACAGCGTGGCCCTGACCTACAGTGTCATCAAGGACACAACCAATGGAGAGAGCCCTGACCATTTTACTACTGAGATGGACGAGTTGGCCACGCCCACACCCAGTGACCAGTTCCTGCCCAGCACCAAGAGGATGTCATTCGAGGACCCCTCTCTGTCAGGCAGGGTTTCCCTTAGCACTCCCTGA